A window of the Janthinobacterium agaricidamnosum NBRC 102515 = DSM 9628 genome harbors these coding sequences:
- the purD gene encoding phosphoribosylamine--glycine ligase, with translation MKILVVGSGGREHALAWKLAQSERIQMVYVAPGNGGTARDARLVNLDISDPQLLADFVEQEHIGLTVVGPEVPLAAGIVNLFRSRGLKIFGPTREAAQLESSKDFAKAFMQRHGIPTAAYRTFSEVAPAHAYIDAHGAPIVIKADGLAAGKGVVVAMSLEEAHQAVDQMLSDNQFGDAGARIVIEEFLAGEEASFIVMCDGKNILPLATSQDHKRLKDQDQGPNTGGMGAYSPAPIVTPAMHARVMREIINPTIAGMAKDGIVFTGFLYAGLMIDDKGNPKTLEFNCRMGDPETQPIMSRLKTDLVSVMEHAVNGTLDAVELEWDRRTAVGVVMAAAGYPDDPIKGTLIDGIPAETPDAVTFHAGTRQADGKLYTSGGRVLCVVGLGDSVKLAQKQAYETLEKIHFDGAQYRRDIGWRGLKH, from the coding sequence ATGAAAATTTTGGTAGTCGGCTCTGGCGGCCGCGAACACGCCCTGGCCTGGAAACTGGCCCAATCGGAACGCATCCAGATGGTGTATGTGGCGCCGGGCAATGGCGGCACCGCGCGCGATGCGCGCCTGGTCAACCTCGACATCAGCGACCCGCAGTTGCTGGCCGACTTCGTTGAGCAGGAACACATCGGCCTGACCGTGGTCGGCCCGGAAGTGCCGCTGGCGGCCGGCATCGTCAACCTGTTCCGCTCGCGCGGCCTGAAGATTTTCGGCCCGACCAGGGAAGCGGCGCAACTGGAATCGTCGAAGGACTTCGCCAAGGCGTTCATGCAGCGCCACGGCATCCCGACCGCGGCCTACCGGACGTTTTCGGAAGTCGCTCCGGCGCACGCCTACATCGACGCCCATGGCGCGCCGATCGTCATCAAGGCCGACGGCCTGGCCGCCGGCAAGGGCGTGGTGGTGGCGATGAGCCTGGAAGAAGCGCACCAGGCGGTCGACCAGATGCTGTCCGATAACCAGTTCGGCGACGCCGGCGCGCGCATCGTCATCGAGGAATTCCTGGCCGGCGAAGAAGCCAGCTTCATCGTCATGTGCGACGGCAAGAACATCTTGCCGCTGGCCACCAGCCAGGACCACAAGCGCCTGAAAGACCAGGACCAGGGTCCGAACACCGGCGGCATGGGCGCGTATTCCCCGGCGCCTATCGTGACGCCGGCGATGCACGCCCGCGTGATGCGCGAAATCATCAACCCGACCATCGCCGGCATGGCCAAGGATGGCATCGTGTTCACCGGCTTCCTGTACGCCGGCCTGATGATCGACGACAAGGGCAATCCGAAAACGCTGGAATTCAATTGCCGCATGGGCGATCCGGAAACGCAACCGATCATGTCGCGCCTGAAAACCGACTTGGTCAGCGTCATGGAACACGCCGTCAACGGCACGCTGGACGCGGTCGAACTGGAATGGGACCGTCGCACCGCCGTCGGCGTGGTGATGGCCGCCGCCGGTTATCCGGACGATCCAATCAAGGGTACGCTGATCGACGGCATCCCGGCCGAAACGCCGGATGCGGTGACCTTCCACGCCGGCACGCGCCAGGCCGACGGCAAGCTGTACACCAGCGGCGGCCGGGTCTTGTGCGTGGTCGGCCTCGGCGACAGCGTCAAGCTGGCCCAGAAACAGGCCTATGAAACGCTGGAAAAAATCCATTTCGACGGCGCCCAGTACCGCCGCGACATCGGCTGGCGCGGCTTGAAGCACTGA
- a CDS encoding YebC/PmpR family DNA-binding transcriptional regulator, with the protein MAGHSKWANIKHKKAATDAKRGKIWTRLIKEITVAARMGGGDALTNPRLRLAVDKAADANMPKDNVQRAINRGSGGVDGANYEEVRYEGYGIGGAAIIVECMTDNKVRTVAEVRNAFNKNGGNMGNEGSVAFLFQHCGQLLFAPGTDEDKLMEAALEAGADDVVADDEGGFEVLTPVHDFATVKEALEAAGFKAEVAEVIMKPATETVFSGDDGIKMQKLLDALENLDDVQEVFSNALIED; encoded by the coding sequence ATGGCTGGACACAGTAAATGGGCCAATATCAAACATAAAAAAGCCGCGACCGATGCCAAGCGCGGCAAGATCTGGACCCGTCTGATCAAGGAAATCACGGTTGCCGCGCGCATGGGCGGCGGCGACGCGCTCACCAACCCGCGCCTGCGGCTGGCGGTCGACAAGGCGGCCGATGCGAACATGCCGAAGGATAACGTGCAGCGCGCGATCAACCGCGGCAGCGGCGGCGTGGACGGCGCCAACTATGAAGAAGTGCGCTACGAAGGCTACGGCATCGGCGGCGCGGCGATCATCGTCGAGTGCATGACCGACAACAAGGTGCGCACCGTGGCGGAAGTCCGCAATGCCTTCAACAAGAACGGCGGCAACATGGGCAATGAAGGCTCGGTCGCCTTCCTGTTCCAGCATTGCGGCCAGTTGCTGTTCGCGCCGGGCACCGATGAAGACAAGCTGATGGAAGCGGCGCTGGAAGCCGGCGCCGACGATGTGGTGGCCGATGACGAAGGCGGCTTCGAAGTGCTGACCCCGGTGCACGATTTCGCAACCGTCAAGGAAGCGCTGGAAGCGGCCGGCTTCAAGGCCGAGGTGGCGGAAGTGATCATGAAACCGGCCACCGAAACCGTGTTCTCCGGCGACGATGGCATCAAGATGCAAAAGCTGCTCGACGCGCTGGAAAACCTGGACGATGTCCAGGAAGTGTTTTCCAACGCCCTGATCGAAGACTAA
- a CDS encoding DMT family transporter yields the protein MSTSPAQSPSQTLSRSTYLGGLAIAVGGAVLFSTKAVVAKLLYRYQIDAVTLIAFRMIFSLPVFAAIALWKMRTEAPLAVADRWRLVGLGLVGYYLSSFLDFLGLQYISVGLERLILFLTPTFVLLITTVVLKQRISRLQWVALVTSYLGIVLVFVHDLQGGASNVVLGSLLVLGSASAYAVYLLGSGELVKRIGSLRLVSYAMCVSSAACIGQFFVLRPAELLIQPMQVYGLSLINGICCTVMPVFMTMVAVERIGAPTASQAGMIGPVSTLFLGAMILGEPITNWQLAGTSLVLAGIYILSKKK from the coding sequence ATGAGTACAAGTCCAGCCCAATCCCCCTCCCAGACACTGTCCCGTTCAACGTATCTTGGCGGCCTCGCCATCGCGGTGGGCGGCGCGGTATTGTTTTCCACCAAGGCCGTGGTCGCCAAGTTGTTATACCGCTATCAGATCGATGCGGTGACGCTGATCGCCTTCCGCATGATTTTTTCGCTGCCGGTGTTCGCCGCGATCGCGCTGTGGAAGATGCGCACCGAGGCGCCGCTGGCGGTGGCCGACCGCTGGCGCCTGGTCGGGCTGGGGCTGGTTGGTTATTATTTGTCGAGTTTCCTCGATTTCCTCGGGCTGCAATATATTTCGGTCGGCCTGGAGCGGCTGATCCTGTTCCTGACGCCGACCTTCGTGCTGCTGATTACCACGGTGGTGCTGAAGCAGCGCATCAGCCGCCTGCAATGGGTGGCGCTGGTGACGTCGTATCTCGGCATCGTGCTGGTGTTTGTCCACGATTTGCAGGGCGGCGCCAGCAATGTGGTGCTCGGTTCGCTGCTGGTGCTCGGTTCGGCCAGCGCCTATGCGGTCTACCTGCTGGGCTCGGGGGAGCTGGTCAAGCGCATCGGTTCGCTGCGCCTGGTGTCGTATGCGATGTGCGTGTCCAGCGCGGCGTGCATCGGCCAGTTTTTCGTGTTGCGGCCGGCCGAATTGCTGATTCAGCCGATGCAAGTGTATGGCTTGTCGCTGATTAACGGCATTTGCTGCACCGTGATGCCGGTCTTCATGACGATGGTGGCGGTGGAGCGCATTGGTGCGCCGACCGCTTCGCAGGCGGGTATGATCGGTCCTGTATCGACGCTGTTCCTCGGCGCCATGATACTGGGCGAGCCGATCACCAACTGGCAATTGGCGGGCACCAGCCTGGTGCTGGCCGGGATTTACATATTGTCGAAAAAGAAATAG
- a CDS encoding methylglyoxal synthase, protein MKARIALIAHDKKKDDMIALAAGYADFLRTCELSATGTTGGRLINELGLAVERKHSGPFGGDLQIGALLVEGLIDCVIFLRDPMTPQPHEPDINALVRACDVHNVACATNLASAHLVLSQLQARQAQASS, encoded by the coding sequence ATGAAAGCACGGATCGCCCTGATTGCCCACGACAAGAAAAAAGACGACATGATCGCGCTGGCCGCCGGCTATGCCGATTTCCTGCGCACCTGCGAATTGTCCGCCACCGGCACCACCGGCGGCCGGCTGATCAACGAGCTGGGCCTGGCTGTCGAGCGCAAGCATTCCGGGCCGTTCGGCGGCGATTTGCAGATCGGCGCGCTGCTGGTGGAAGGCTTGATCGATTGCGTGATTTTCTTGCGCGACCCGATGACGCCGCAGCCGCACGAGCCGGACATCAACGCGCTGGTGCGCGCCTGCGACGTGCACAATGTGGCGTGCGCCACCAATCTCGCGTCGGCCCATCTGGTGCTGTCGCAATTGCAGGCGCGCCAGGCGCAGGCATCCAGCTAG
- a CDS encoding quinone oxidoreductase family protein, translating to MTKAIRINRTGGPEVMEYIDVDLPPPGPGEARIRHEAIGLNFIDVYFRTGLYPQPLPGGLGVEGAGIVEAIGDGVTEVKPGDRVAYAVRINGAYAQARNIPAAQLLVLPDRIGFDTAAAMMLQGLTVQYLFHRTVALKAGDTVLFHAAAGGVGLIACQWARVLGVNLIGTAGSDEKTALAKAHGASHVINYNTENFVERVRDITGGKGVSVVYDSIGKDTFTESLDCLAPLGTMVSFGNASGPVPPFSLTELASRGSLFITRPALFAYANNRKNLEEMSASLFGVVGSGEVQIEVRQRYHLADVARAHTELESRKTVGSSILLP from the coding sequence ATGACCAAGGCAATCAGGATCAACCGCACCGGCGGTCCGGAAGTGATGGAATATATCGACGTCGATTTGCCGCCGCCGGGTCCGGGCGAGGCGCGCATCCGGCATGAAGCGATCGGTCTCAATTTCATCGACGTGTATTTCCGCACCGGCTTGTACCCGCAGCCGTTGCCGGGCGGCCTGGGCGTCGAGGGCGCCGGCATCGTCGAAGCCATCGGCGACGGCGTCACCGAAGTCAAGCCGGGCGACCGGGTGGCCTACGCGGTGCGCATCAATGGCGCGTATGCGCAGGCGCGCAATATCCCGGCCGCGCAATTGCTGGTGCTGCCGGACCGGATCGGCTTCGACACCGCCGCCGCGATGATGTTGCAAGGGTTGACGGTGCAATACCTGTTCCACCGCACCGTGGCGCTGAAGGCCGGCGACACGGTGCTGTTCCACGCGGCGGCCGGCGGGGTCGGCCTGATCGCCTGCCAGTGGGCCAGGGTGCTGGGGGTGAACCTGATCGGCACCGCGGGTTCGGATGAGAAAACCGCGCTGGCCAAGGCGCATGGCGCCAGCCATGTCATCAATTACAACACCGAGAATTTCGTCGAGCGGGTGCGCGACATCACTGGCGGCAAGGGCGTGTCGGTGGTCTACGATTCGATCGGCAAGGATACGTTTACCGAGTCGCTCGATTGCCTGGCGCCGCTGGGGACGATGGTCAGCTTCGGCAATGCGTCGGGACCGGTGCCGCCGTTTTCGCTGACCGAACTGGCGTCGCGCGGTTCGCTGTTCATCACCCGCCCGGCGTTGTTCGCCTACGCGAATAACCGCAAGAACCTGGAAGAGATGTCGGCCTCGCTGTTCGGCGTGGTCGGCAGCGGCGAGGTGCAGATCGAAGTGCGCCAGCGCTATCACCTGGCCGACGTGGCCAGGGCGCACACCGAACTGGAGTCGCGCAAGACGGTCGGTTCGTCGATCTTGCTGCCGTGA
- a CDS encoding DUF4136 domain-containing protein translates to MRYLAILATAMTLLLSGCATTIRSDVTAFNEWPVGLQEKTYTFQAAAPEHDTLEYRSYLNLVRGELAKLGFREVDRADAAKLKVVMNFSTTDLPVRVLEATDPFYGPGYWGGRYGYGGPWGYRGWYGYRSPFYDPFLYGPSFEESVRHNFERQLRVTIDGTDGKKLFDVTVHNTSRKASTAVVMPAMVASAFANFPGQNGVPHRIDLKVE, encoded by the coding sequence ATGAGATACCTCGCCATTTTGGCAACCGCCATGACGCTGCTGCTGTCCGGTTGCGCCACCACCATCCGCAGCGATGTCACCGCCTTTAACGAATGGCCGGTGGGATTGCAGGAAAAAACCTATACCTTCCAGGCCGCCGCGCCGGAACATGATACGCTGGAATACCGCAGTTACCTGAACCTGGTGCGCGGCGAACTGGCCAAGCTGGGTTTCCGCGAAGTGGATCGCGCCGATGCGGCGAAACTCAAGGTAGTGATGAACTTCTCGACCACCGACTTGCCGGTGCGCGTGCTGGAAGCCACCGACCCATTCTATGGCCCGGGCTACTGGGGCGGCCGCTACGGCTACGGCGGACCATGGGGCTATCGCGGCTGGTACGGCTACCGCTCGCCATTCTACGACCCATTCCTGTATGGACCTTCATTTGAAGAATCGGTACGCCACAATTTCGAGCGCCAGTTGCGGGTTACCATTGATGGCACGGATGGCAAAAAACTGTTCGACGTGACCGTGCATAACACCAGCCGCAAGGCATCGACCGCAGTGGTGATGCCGGCGATGGTGGCCAGCGCCTTCGCCAACTTCCCCGGCCAGAACGGCGTGCCGCACCGGATCGACTTGAAAGTCGAATAA
- the pepN gene encoding aminopeptidase N: MRTDSPQTIYRKDYTPPSFLVDSVELGFDLDPARTVVANRIRMHRNPAAVSRAIELHGEHIELVRVTMNGKVLKASQYKLTPTGLTIPKAPDEVMLDIETLLAPQQNTTLSGLYVSNNNFFTQCEAEGFRRITFFPDRPDVMAKYTVMLRADKEKYPVLLSNGNLIEEGDLGDGRHYAKWEDPFKKPSYLFALVAARLVCQEQRYTLKSGREVLLQVWVEEGNLDKTDYAMESLKNSIRWDEERFGLELDLDRFMIVAVGDFNMGAMENKGLNIFNTKYVLANSRVATDVDYAGIEAVVGHEYFHNWTGNRVTCRDWFQLSLKEGLTVFRDQEFSADMIGTDTGRAVTRIDQVRTLRQAQFPEDAGPMSHPVRPDSFVEINNFYTVTIYEKGAEVVRMYQTLVGRDGFRKGMDLYFERHDGQAVECDDFRAAMADANGRDFSQFERWYSQAGTPVLSAATQYDAAARTYDITLSQRCPATPGQADKLPFHIPVAVGLLGADGRDLPLNVDGRRSTGSIVLELTEASRTFRFTDVQEAPTPSLLRDFSAPVVLEYGYTDAELLHLFKHDSDPVNRWEAGQRLAMERLLKLTAAVAAGDTLTLDATFIEAQRALLSDAALDPAFRELALILPSETIIAEQLDVVDPQAIHTARQFMRRTIAAALKTELLEQYHANQTPGKYSPDALSAGKRALKNLALSYLLIAPQAQQLALAQQQFDTAGNMTDRAAALSALMHAGSPQHAAQALASFYVDFSNEALVVDKWFALQAAAPGTDVARVRELMTHPAFTLKNPNRARSLIFSFANGNPSQFHAADGSGYAFWAEQVIALDALNPQVAARLARSMDRWRRYTPALQAHMRRALEQVAGKAKLSNDVREVVSKALAN; encoded by the coding sequence ATGCGCACAGACAGCCCTCAGACGATTTACCGCAAAGACTACACCCCGCCCAGCTTCCTGGTCGACAGCGTGGAACTTGGTTTCGATCTCGATCCAGCCCGTACCGTGGTGGCCAACCGGATCCGCATGCACCGCAATCCGGCCGCCGTCAGCCGCGCCATCGAGCTGCACGGCGAGCATATCGAACTGGTGCGGGTGACCATGAATGGCAAGGTGTTGAAAGCTTCGCAATACAAGCTGACGCCGACCGGCCTGACCATCCCGAAAGCGCCGGATGAGGTGATGCTCGACATCGAAACCTTGCTGGCGCCGCAGCAAAACACTACGCTGTCCGGGCTGTATGTATCGAATAACAACTTCTTCACGCAGTGCGAAGCCGAAGGCTTCCGCCGCATCACCTTCTTCCCGGACCGTCCCGACGTGATGGCGAAGTACACCGTCATGCTGCGCGCCGACAAGGAAAAATATCCGGTGCTGCTATCGAACGGTAACCTGATCGAAGAAGGCGACCTGGGCGATGGTCGCCATTACGCCAAGTGGGAAGACCCGTTCAAGAAGCCGTCCTACCTGTTTGCCTTGGTCGCGGCGCGCCTGGTGTGCCAGGAGCAGCGCTACACGCTCAAGTCCGGCCGCGAAGTGCTGCTGCAGGTGTGGGTCGAAGAGGGCAACCTCGACAAGACCGACTATGCGATGGAATCGCTGAAAAACAGCATCCGCTGGGATGAGGAGCGCTTCGGCCTGGAACTCGACCTGGACCGCTTCATGATCGTCGCCGTCGGCGACTTCAACATGGGCGCGATGGAGAACAAGGGCCTCAACATCTTCAACACCAAATACGTGCTGGCCAATTCGCGGGTCGCCACCGATGTCGATTACGCCGGCATCGAAGCGGTGGTCGGCCATGAATATTTCCATAACTGGACCGGCAACCGCGTCACGTGCCGCGACTGGTTCCAGCTGTCGCTGAAAGAAGGCTTGACGGTATTTCGCGACCAGGAATTCTCGGCCGACATGATCGGCACCGACACCGGCCGCGCCGTGACCCGCATCGACCAGGTGCGCACGCTGCGCCAGGCCCAGTTCCCGGAAGACGCCGGCCCGATGTCGCATCCGGTGCGCCCGGATTCCTTCGTCGAGATCAACAATTTTTACACCGTGACGATCTACGAAAAAGGCGCCGAAGTGGTGCGCATGTACCAGACCCTGGTTGGCCGTGACGGCTTCCGCAAGGGCATGGACCTGTACTTCGAGCGGCATGACGGCCAGGCGGTCGAATGCGACGATTTCCGCGCCGCGATGGCCGACGCCAACGGCCGCGATTTCAGCCAGTTCGAACGCTGGTACAGCCAGGCCGGCACGCCGGTGCTGAGCGCGGCCACTCAGTACGACGCGGCCGCCAGGACCTACGACATCACCCTGAGCCAGCGCTGCCCGGCCACGCCGGGCCAGGCCGACAAGCTGCCGTTCCATATCCCGGTGGCGGTCGGCTTGCTGGGCGCCGACGGCCGGGACTTGCCGCTGAACGTAGACGGCCGGCGCAGCACCGGCAGCATCGTGCTGGAATTGACCGAGGCGAGCCGGACCTTCCGCTTCACCGATGTGCAGGAAGCGCCGACGCCGTCGCTGCTGCGCGATTTCTCGGCGCCGGTGGTGCTCGAATACGGCTATACCGATGCCGAACTGCTGCACCTGTTCAAGCACGACAGCGACCCGGTCAACCGCTGGGAAGCGGGCCAGCGGCTGGCCATGGAACGCTTGCTGAAACTGACCGCGGCGGTGGCGGCGGGCGACACGCTGACGCTGGATGCGACCTTCATCGAGGCCCAGCGCGCGCTGCTGTCCGACGCCGCGCTGGACCCGGCGTTCCGCGAGCTGGCCTTGATTTTGCCATCCGAAACCATCATCGCCGAACAGCTGGACGTGGTCGATCCGCAAGCAATCCACACGGCGCGCCAGTTCATGCGCCGCACCATCGCCGCCGCGCTGAAAACCGAATTGCTGGAGCAGTACCACGCCAACCAGACGCCGGGCAAATACAGCCCGGACGCGCTGTCGGCCGGCAAGCGCGCGCTGAAAAACCTGGCGCTGTCGTATTTGCTGATCGCGCCGCAAGCGCAGCAACTGGCATTGGCGCAGCAGCAGTTCGACACGGCCGGCAATATGACCGACCGCGCAGCAGCGTTGTCGGCGCTGATGCACGCCGGTTCGCCGCAGCACGCGGCGCAGGCGCTGGCCAGTTTTTACGTCGATTTCAGCAATGAAGCGCTGGTGGTCGACAAATGGTTCGCGCTGCAGGCGGCGGCGCCCGGCACCGACGTGGCGCGGGTGCGCGAACTGATGACGCACCCGGCGTTCACGCTGAAAAACCCGAACCGCGCGCGCAGCCTGATCTTCAGCTTCGCCAACGGCAATCCGTCGCAATTCCATGCGGCCGACGGCAGCGGCTACGCCTTCTGGGCCGAGCAAGTGATCGCGCTCGACGCGCTGAACCCGCAAGTGGCGGCTCGGCTGGCACGCAGCATGGACCGCTGGCGCCGCTACACGCCGGCGCTGCAAGCCCATATGCGGCGCGCGCTGGAACAAGTGGCCGGCAAGGCCAAGCTGTCGAACGATGTGCGGGAAGTGGTCAGCAAGGCGCTGGCCAATTAA
- a CDS encoding class 1 fructose-bisphosphatase, with translation MKRVSLTQYLVEEQRSHNSIPAELRLLIEVVARACKTISHSVGKGALGDVLGSANVENIQGEVQKKLDVISNEILLEANEWGGHLAAMASEEMESIHPIPNRYPKGEYMLLFDPLDGSSNIDVNVSIGTIFSVLKAPEGMAEPTEQDFMQAGSKQVAAGYAVYGPQTMLVLTFGNGVNCFTLDREMGSWVLTQSNMQIPAATKEFAINMSNARHWHPPVQRYVDELLAGKDGVRGTDFNMRWIASMVADVHRILNRGGVFMYPADTCDTSMPGKLRLMYEANPMAFIVEQAGGAATDGKQRILDIAPHKLHQRVPVFLGSKDEVARVTSYHAE, from the coding sequence ATGAAACGCGTCAGTCTCACGCAATATCTGGTCGAAGAACAGCGATCGCACAACAGCATTCCGGCCGAATTGCGCCTGTTGATCGAAGTCGTCGCGCGCGCCTGCAAAACCATCAGCCATTCGGTCGGCAAGGGCGCGCTGGGCGATGTGCTGGGCAGCGCCAACGTCGAAAACATCCAGGGCGAAGTACAGAAAAAACTGGACGTGATCTCGAACGAAATCCTGCTCGAAGCGAATGAATGGGGCGGCCACCTGGCGGCGATGGCGTCGGAAGAAATGGAATCGATCCACCCGATCCCGAACCGCTATCCGAAAGGCGAATACATGCTGTTGTTCGACCCGCTCGACGGCTCGTCCAACATCGACGTCAACGTCTCGATCGGCACCATCTTCTCGGTGCTGAAAGCGCCGGAAGGCATGGCCGAACCGACCGAACAAGACTTCATGCAGGCGGGTAGCAAACAGGTGGCGGCCGGCTACGCCGTGTACGGCCCGCAAACCATGCTGGTGCTGACCTTCGGCAATGGCGTCAACTGCTTCACGCTGGACCGCGAGATGGGATCCTGGGTCCTGACCCAAAGCAATATGCAAATCCCGGCCGCGACCAAAGAATTCGCGATCAATATGTCGAACGCGCGCCACTGGCACCCGCCGGTCCAGCGTTATGTCGATGAACTGCTGGCCGGTAAGGACGGCGTGCGCGGCACCGACTTCAACATGCGCTGGATCGCCTCGATGGTGGCCGACGTGCACCGCATCCTGAACCGCGGCGGCGTCTTCATGTACCCGGCCGACACGTGCGACACCTCGATGCCCGGCAAGCTGCGCCTGATGTACGAAGCGAACCCGATGGCCTTCATCGTCGAGCAGGCGGGCGGCGCGGCGACCGACGGCAAACAGCGCATCCTGGACATCGCGCCGCACAAACTGCACCAGCGCGTACCGGTCTTCCTCGGTTCGAAGGACGAAGTGGCGCGCGTGACCAGCTACCACGCCGAGTAA
- a CDS encoding alpha/beta fold hydrolase — protein MQRRFLSVAIAAGALFAYSNAMAQTAETAPAQKPAAAKNVVLVHGLYADASSWSEVIPLLQKAGLHVTAVQNPLTSLADDAEATRRILALQDGPTVLVAHSYGGMVITQAGSDPKVSALVYVAARGPDANEDYGALAAKFPAAPASAGLIKSADGFAQLSEQAFLHDFAGDLDSAKARTLYAVQGQASQSIFSARTTQAAWHVKPTYYAVSTEDRTINPDFQRFMAKRMHAQTIEVKGSHLALISHPQEIATLIEKAAGL, from the coding sequence ATGCAACGTCGTTTCCTCTCCGTCGCCATCGCTGCCGGCGCGCTGTTCGCCTATAGCAACGCCATGGCCCAGACCGCCGAGACCGCGCCTGCACAAAAGCCGGCCGCGGCCAAGAATGTCGTGCTGGTGCACGGCCTGTATGCGGATGCGTCCAGCTGGTCCGAAGTGATTCCGCTGCTGCAAAAGGCCGGCCTGCATGTGACCGCCGTGCAAAATCCGCTGACGTCGCTGGCCGACGATGCCGAAGCGACCCGCCGCATCCTCGCGCTGCAGGATGGCCCGACCGTGCTGGTGGCCCACTCCTACGGCGGCATGGTCATCACGCAAGCCGGCAGCGACCCGAAAGTGTCGGCGCTGGTGTATGTAGCGGCGCGCGGCCCCGACGCCAACGAAGACTACGGCGCGCTGGCGGCCAAATTCCCGGCCGCGCCCGCCAGCGCCGGCCTGATCAAGTCGGCCGACGGTTTTGCCCAGTTGAGCGAACAGGCTTTCCTGCATGATTTCGCGGGCGACCTCGACAGCGCCAAGGCGCGCACGCTGTATGCCGTGCAAGGCCAGGCATCGCAATCGATCTTTTCGGCGCGCACCACCCAGGCCGCCTGGCACGTCAAGCCGACCTATTACGCCGTGTCGACCGAAGACCGTACCATCAATCCCGACTTCCAGCGTTTCATGGCCAAGCGCATGCATGCGCAAACGATCGAAGTCAAGGGCAGCCACCTGGCGCTGATCTCGCATCCGCAGGAAATCGCCACGCTGATTGAAAAGGCGGCCGGTTTGTAA